A part of Tachysurus vachellii isolate PV-2020 chromosome 4, HZAU_Pvac_v1, whole genome shotgun sequence genomic DNA contains:
- the LOC132844169 gene encoding serine protease 27-like, which translates to MLRLECVFVTLVLYIKGSHSQLSECGTAPFNTRIVGGQNTTDGSWPWQVSLQNPLYNGHFCGGSLINKDWVLTAAHCLSSASMSSLTVYLGKQTLKGSNPNQIARSVKQVIIHPSYNSATQDNDIALLLLNSSVTFTNYIRPVCLAGQGSSFSDGTKCWITGWGSVASGVQLPSPGVLQEAMVPTVNKYICDFLLGYGSISTNMICAGYLQGGTDTCQGDSGGPMVTKKGAVWIQTGITSWGEGCAQAYAPGVYTLVSQFQTWISSITNQNLPGFIIY; encoded by the exons aatgtgGAACTGCACCTTTTAACACCCGTATTGTGGGTGGACAGAATACCACAGATGGGTCGTGGCCATGGCAGGTTAGTTTACAGAACCCTCTGTATAATGGCCATTTCTGTGGAGGATCACTAATCAACAAAGACTGGGTTCTGACAGCAGCCCACTGTTTATCCAG CGCTAGCATGTCTAGCCTGACTGTGTATTTGGGGAAACAGACTTTAAAAGGCTCTAATCCCAATCAAATTGCAAGAAGTGTTAAACAGGTGATCATTCACCCCAGCTACAACAGTGCAACTCAGGACAATGACATTGCCCTTCTGCTTCTGAACTCCTCTGTCACCTTCACAAACTACATCAGACCAGTGTGCCTTGCAGGGCAAGGCAGCAGTTTTTCAGATGGCACCAAGTGCTGGATTACAGGCTGGGGAAGCGTCGCATCTGGAG tgCAACTGCCATCTCCTGGTGTGCTGCAGGAGGCAATGGTACCCACtgtcaataaatatatttgtgatTTTCTACTGGGATATGGATCCATTTCTACAAACATGATCTGTGCTGGTTATCTCCAAGGAGGCACAGACACATGCCAG GGGGATTCTGGAGGTCCGATGGTGACTAAGAAGGGTGCAGTCTGGATTCAGACTGGAATCACTAGCTGGGGTGAAGGCTGTGCTCAAGCCTACGCACCTGGTGTGTATACTCTGGTGTCTCAGTTCCAGACCTGGATATCCAGCATCACCAATCAAAATCTGCCTGGCTTTATCAT ATACTAA